A stretch of the Methanomicrobia archaeon genome encodes the following:
- a CDS encoding pyruvate synthase — MEPEQIKSIKQLPREEVLFPGTPACAGCGGILTLRYCMKALGTKVVIVNAAGCFTLLPIYPYNPFQSSWLYTAMACAPAAAQGVRDALDTLIATGRLEPEEDLKVIVLTGDGAAYDMGLSSTSGALNRNLDFYYICYDNEAYGNTGFQWSGATPFASSTGTTPLGFGARKPKKDLFAIWNSHKPPYLATISPSHSVDLFNKVKKAEQYQGPKLFIALSPCPPGWGIEPSRAIKLAKLAVDTGVWPLKEAIYGDVTHTVVPRTLKPVEEYLKEQKRFAHLFAPVRQEETLKTVQEIVDEYWKRHQLLL; from the coding sequence ATGGAGCCCGAACAGATAAAATCGATCAAGCAGCTCCCGCGCGAAGAGGTGCTCTTTCCGGGCACGCCTGCCTGTGCGGGCTGCGGGGGGATCTTAACCCTGCGGTACTGCATGAAAGCACTGGGCACGAAGGTTGTCATCGTGAACGCCGCAGGCTGTTTCACGCTCCTGCCCATCTACCCCTACAATCCGTTCCAGAGCTCCTGGCTGTACACCGCGATGGCCTGTGCCCCTGCTGCGGCGCAGGGTGTCCGAGACGCTCTCGACACGCTGATAGCAACCGGCAGGCTCGAACCGGAAGAGGATCTAAAGGTGATTGTATTGACCGGAGACGGCGCCGCATACGATATGGGCCTCTCATCGACCTCCGGGGCGCTCAATCGCAACCTCGACTTCTATTATATCTGTTACGATAACGAGGCGTATGGCAATACCGGCTTCCAGTGGTCCGGAGCGACACCCTTCGCCTCCAGTACCGGAACAACACCGCTCGGCTTTGGCGCCCGCAAACCCAAGAAGGATCTCTTCGCGATCTGGAACAGTCACAAGCCACCATATCTCGCTACCATCTCGCCGTCCCATTCCGTTGATCTCTTCAACAAGGTGAAGAAGGCCGAGCAGTACCAGGGGCCGAAACTCTTCATTGCACTCTCGCCCTGCCCGCCCGGCTGGGGCATCGAGCCCTCCCGTGCCATTAAGCTGGCGAAACTGGCAGTTGATACCGGTGTATGGCCATTAAAAGAGGCGATTTATGGTGATGTGACACATACGGTCGTGCCGCGTACATTGAAGCCAGTGGAAGAGTATCTCAAGGAACAGAAACGGTTCGCTCATCTCTTCGCGCCTGTGCGACAGGAAGAGACACTGAAGACAGTACAGGAGATCGTAGATGAGTACTGGAAGAGACATCAGCTTCTTCTTTAA
- a CDS encoding pyruvate synthase: MMRQMLTGDAAAAWAVRLAEVDYITAYPITPQTEIIETLARWIATSEMASKFVIMDSEHSMIAAAGAASATGVRAFTATSSQGLLYGFEMLYALAGWRVPLVLVNVSRGLSAPITLEPDHNDVLAARDSGFMQLHCETCQEVLDSILMAYRLAEDERVLLPIIVNLDGFYLSFTREPVELPDAELVHAFLPHYRPKHAFFRASQPMAQGVAVLGGSYYSYFKYQMHLASRKALEVYTEVCADFERTFGRTYGIIEGYLLKDAEFVLVMTNSFSTLGKAAVTAARKSGMKAGLLRIRLLRPFPDEVIKNALKDRKAVAVIDQNISIGKGGVLHAEVASCLCNEQQGPLILSFIGGLGGKNISPDEFAFIFEKMREAVDTGTVLPTHHLLYTENEWNEMTRLKEIAEKE; this comes from the coding sequence ATGATGCGGCAGATGCTCACCGGTGATGCCGCAGCCGCCTGGGCGGTGCGGCTCGCTGAGGTGGACTACATCACGGCATACCCTATCACGCCGCAGACCGAGATCATCGAGACCCTGGCGAGGTGGATAGCTACAAGCGAGATGGCGAGCAAATTCGTCATTATGGACTCGGAGCATTCCATGATCGCCGCAGCCGGCGCAGCCTCCGCAACGGGTGTGCGAGCATTTACCGCAACGTCGAGTCAGGGACTGCTCTACGGGTTCGAGATGCTCTATGCTCTCGCTGGCTGGCGCGTTCCGCTCGTGCTGGTCAACGTCTCACGGGGCTTGTCCGCGCCGATCACGCTTGAGCCGGACCATAACGACGTCCTTGCCGCGCGCGATTCTGGGTTCATGCAGCTACACTGCGAGACCTGTCAGGAGGTGCTGGATTCGATCCTTATGGCATACCGGTTGGCTGAGGACGAGCGGGTGCTGCTGCCGATCATTGTCAACCTGGACGGTTTTTATCTCTCATTTACGCGTGAGCCCGTCGAGCTGCCGGACGCTGAGCTGGTACACGCCTTTCTCCCGCATTACCGGCCGAAACACGCATTCTTCCGGGCCAGTCAACCGATGGCCCAGGGTGTCGCGGTTCTCGGTGGATCGTATTACTCATATTTCAAGTATCAGATGCATCTGGCGAGCCGGAAAGCGCTGGAGGTCTACACCGAGGTCTGTGCCGATTTTGAACGGACCTTTGGCCGTACGTACGGCATCATCGAGGGGTATCTACTGAAGGATGCCGAGTTCGTGCTCGTGATGACCAATTCATTCTCCACGCTGGGGAAAGCGGCGGTAACTGCAGCCCGCAAAAGCGGCATGAAGGCCGGGCTTTTGCGGATACGGCTCCTGCGACCTTTTCCCGATGAGGTGATCAAAAACGCCCTCAAAGATCGTAAGGCCGTGGCGGTCATTGACCAGAACATCAGTATCGGCAAGGGCGGCGTCCTGCATGCAGAAGTTGCCAGCTGCCTGTGTAACGAGCAGCAGGGCCCGCTCATACTCTCATTCATCGGCGGGCTGGGCGGGAAGAACATCAGCCCGGATGAGTTCGCGTTCATCTTCGAGAAGATGCGTGAGGCGGTCGACACGGGCACGGTACTGCCGACACACCACCTCCTGTATACAGAAAACGAATGGAATGAGATGACGAGATTGAAGGAGATCGCCGAGAAGGAGTGA
- a CDS encoding acetyl-CoA synthetase, translating into MACQYSSHRKAQRGLQRYWQVVDLHSQERLPPESVSNPSSKMNKETAKKLVREAAAQGRHMLLEPEAKALIAAWGIPVPKYRWMEEPEDLLERAKELSPPFVLKVVSPDIVHKRDVGGVILSLQDSEEVSAAVHAMTRDLRRSAPEAHIAGFLLVEMVPPGIELIVGGLRDPQFGPAVIFGTGGIAVELLKDVSFRLAPVSRDEVFAMMREVKSYPLLTGFRGSKPVDMEQLVSAVTALSDILLTLDEIREIEINPLIISEAGAVAVDARVVLGSGATARGSSTDRDR; encoded by the coding sequence ATGGCCTGCCAGTATTCTTCACACCGGAAAGCGCAGCGCGGGCTGCAGCGGTATTGGCAGGTGGTAGACCTGCATAGTCAGGAACGGTTGCCCCCAGAATCGGTAAGCAATCCAAGTAGCAAGATGAATAAAGAGACGGCAAAGAAGCTCGTACGCGAGGCCGCAGCACAGGGACGGCACATGCTCCTTGAGCCTGAGGCAAAGGCACTCATAGCCGCGTGGGGCATTCCGGTCCCAAAGTATCGCTGGATGGAAGAGCCGGAAGACCTGCTCGAGAGAGCAAAGGAGCTTTCTCCACCGTTTGTACTCAAAGTGGTCTCGCCGGACATCGTCCACAAACGAGACGTCGGTGGCGTGATCCTGAGTCTCCAGGATAGTGAAGAAGTGAGCGCTGCGGTTCACGCGATGACGCGGGATCTGAGGCGTTCAGCGCCTGAAGCACATATAGCAGGGTTCCTTCTGGTCGAGATGGTCCCTCCGGGAATAGAATTGATCGTGGGTGGGCTACGTGATCCGCAATTTGGCCCCGCCGTGATCTTCGGCACTGGCGGCATTGCCGTGGAGCTCCTGAAGGATGTGAGCTTCCGGCTCGCTCCCGTAAGCAGGGACGAGGTTTTTGCGATGATGCGGGAGGTGAAGAGCTACCCACTGCTGACCGGGTTCCGGGGGTCGAAGCCCGTGGATATGGAGCAACTGGTATCAGCGGTAACAGCGCTTTCTGATATCTTGCTGACGCTGGACGAGATACGCGAGATTGAGATCAATCCCCTTATCATCTCTGAAGCAGGGGCTGTGGCGGTGGACGCGCGAGTGGTGCTGGGTTCGGGCGCGACTGCACGGGGCAGCTCAACCGACCGGGATAGATAG
- a CDS encoding Glu/Leu/Phe/Val dehydrogenase, whose product MFRFADDLGPAKVIHVYEPSVGLKGVLVVDNVARGPSIGGLRMGPEVCAEECFRLARTMTLKNSAADLPHGGGKSVIYGDPKMPVEKKEQMIRAFASSLREIQEYIFGPDMGTDEECMAWVKDEIGRAVGLPCEFGGIPLDELGATAWGLSHATEVALEYCDFELEGARVVVQGFGAVGKHAARFLTENGAVLVGAADSRGTIYNPRGLDVNGLIALKDAGKSVAAYTEGEKRDRDAVIELECDIWIPAARPDVINETNVSRLKTRLVMEGANIPITQGAERWLHENGVLCVPDIIVNAGGVISAAMEYRGASPSAAFQTIKEKMRLNTRLVLEDAATRGIMPREAAVELALDRLKRCMSYRRWSLFSSAPGFV is encoded by the coding sequence ATATTTCGATTCGCAGATGATTTGGGGCCTGCCAAGGTCATTCACGTGTACGAGCCATCGGTGGGGCTCAAGGGCGTGCTGGTGGTGGACAACGTGGCCCGCGGGCCGTCAATCGGTGGGTTGCGCATGGGCCCGGAGGTATGTGCCGAGGAGTGCTTCCGGCTGGCACGAACCATGACCTTGAAGAACTCCGCTGCCGATCTACCGCACGGAGGTGGTAAATCGGTGATCTACGGCGATCCGAAGATGCCCGTGGAGAAAAAGGAACAGATGATTCGTGCATTCGCCAGCTCACTACGCGAGATACAGGAATATATCTTCGGGCCTGATATGGGCACGGATGAGGAGTGCATGGCCTGGGTGAAGGATGAGATCGGGCGTGCGGTTGGCTTGCCGTGCGAGTTCGGTGGCATCCCGCTCGACGAGCTTGGAGCCACTGCATGGGGGCTCAGCCATGCCACCGAGGTCGCGCTCGAGTACTGCGATTTCGAGCTGGAAGGGGCGCGGGTCGTCGTCCAGGGCTTCGGCGCGGTGGGCAAACACGCTGCACGGTTCCTTACCGAGAATGGCGCGGTACTCGTGGGTGCTGCTGATTCCCGGGGTACGATCTACAATCCCCGGGGGCTGGACGTCAACGGCCTGATCGCGTTAAAAGATGCGGGCAAGAGCGTGGCCGCGTACACGGAGGGCGAGAAGCGAGACCGTGACGCGGTGATCGAACTCGAGTGCGATATCTGGATCCCGGCGGCACGGCCTGACGTAATCAACGAGACGAACGTGAGCCGTTTGAAGACCCGGCTGGTGATGGAAGGTGCCAACATCCCCATTACGCAGGGCGCGGAGCGCTGGCTGCACGAGAACGGCGTGCTGTGCGTGCCCGATATCATCGTCAATGCCGGTGGCGTGATCAGCGCGGCCATGGAGTACCGCGGTGCTTCACCATCGGCCGCGTTCCAGACCATCAAGGAGAAGATGCGGCTCAATACCCGGCTGGTGCTCGAGGATGCTGCGACGCGCGGGATTATGCCGCGTGAGGCCGCGGTCGAACTCGCGCTGGATCGGTTGAAGCGATGCATGAGCTATCGCCGCTGGTCGCTGTTCTCGTCAGCACCCGGGTTCGTATGA
- a CDS encoding CoA-binding protein: MSTGRDISFFFNPQSIAIVGASPRPGKPSQVIMENLRRMGYPGKVYLVNPNYVSISGVRCYRALSEIEAVIDVAIFVLPAPLVMKIMEHADNLRGAIIVSAGFKETGPAGTAREEELRALGARKGIRIIGPNCMGIYDAISQIDTLFTPEERVRRPQKGGVSILTQSGSFAELIMAELVAQGIGVARIVSYGNRVDIGESDCLAFLTDDAATKVVVIYMESVDDGKRFVEVASRCTRKKPVVVMKVGKREAGIHAARSHTGAISGRYELYKAAFKKAGIIAVNGYEGIKDAIKVLNTYELVAGKRVLIVTDGGGVGVNIADACEDLGLEVRELSEATRKRLSAHLIGFSATTNPIDLTGSVIDADYVNALEEGLKDEFDLVIVTVLWGAPKITEKLVDDLKAVKDRHNVPLLICTLNSEFARRIAARFEANGLPVFFTPESAARAAAVLAGGRPA, from the coding sequence ATGAGTACTGGAAGAGACATCAGCTTCTTCTTTAACCCGCAATCGATCGCTATTGTCGGGGCATCGCCGCGACCCGGCAAGCCGTCTCAGGTCATCATGGAAAACCTCCGGAGGATGGGGTATCCCGGGAAGGTCTATCTCGTCAATCCCAACTACGTATCCATTAGCGGGGTCAGGTGCTACCGCGCATTGAGCGAGATTGAAGCGGTGATCGACGTGGCGATCTTTGTGCTGCCAGCACCGCTGGTCATGAAGATCATGGAGCACGCGGATAATCTCAGAGGCGCCATTATTGTGAGCGCGGGGTTCAAAGAGACCGGGCCTGCCGGGACGGCGCGGGAGGAGGAGCTCAGAGCGCTGGGTGCGCGAAAGGGGATACGGATCATCGGCCCGAATTGCATGGGCATCTACGACGCGATTTCCCAAATCGATACCTTATTCACACCCGAGGAGCGGGTGAGAAGACCCCAAAAGGGCGGCGTCTCCATACTCACGCAGAGCGGCTCGTTCGCCGAGCTGATCATGGCCGAGTTGGTCGCACAGGGTATCGGCGTCGCCCGGATCGTGAGTTATGGGAATCGGGTCGATATCGGTGAGTCTGACTGTCTCGCGTTCTTGACGGACGATGCGGCAACGAAGGTCGTGGTCATCTATATGGAGTCGGTAGACGACGGAAAGCGGTTTGTCGAGGTTGCATCACGCTGCACCCGGAAAAAACCGGTGGTGGTCATGAAGGTGGGCAAGCGTGAGGCGGGCATTCATGCCGCACGATCCCATACGGGCGCAATATCCGGGCGATACGAGCTTTATAAGGCCGCATTTAAGAAGGCCGGGATCATTGCGGTTAACGGCTACGAAGGGATCAAAGATGCCATTAAGGTTCTGAACACCTATGAGCTGGTCGCGGGTAAACGGGTTTTGATCGTAACGGATGGTGGTGGCGTTGGGGTGAATATTGCGGACGCCTGTGAAGATCTGGGTCTTGAAGTGCGCGAGTTGAGCGAGGCAACGCGAAAGCGGCTGAGCGCACACCTGATCGGGTTCTCAGCAACCACTAATCCGATCGATTTGACCGGCAGTGTGATTGATGCCGATTACGTTAACGCGCTCGAGGAAGGGTTGAAGGACGAGTTCGACCTCGTGATCGTCACGGTGCTCTGGGGCGCACCAAAGATCACGGAAAAGCTGGTTGATGACCTGAAAGCGGTCAAGGATCGCCATAACGTGCCGCTACTCATCTGCACCCTGAACAGCGAGTTCGCACGAAGAATAGCGGCGCGATTCGAGGCGAATGGCCTGCCAGTATTCTTCACACCGGAAAGCGCAGCGCGGGCTGCAGCGGTATTGGCAGGTGGTAGACCTGCATAG